The following are encoded together in the Adhaeribacter arboris genome:
- a CDS encoding PD-(D/E)XK nuclease family protein, with translation MIENYIKLLQQYRKVPKQKVQHTFFEISGFPHYENVCSNILSYYLKPSNEHSLEDLVLKSLLTSADKDYRFDIYDEVEVEREVITSIGNRLDLLVQTSSYIIGIENKIFHYLNNDLKDYRRLLESRNTLNNSKEIIGIVLTLQKIIKPSEIRLLSENGFINVTYDDLFRELKQNYSSYALKANIKYLTLLNEFILSIESLTGKSMNDNKLWKFFSENAAILEDFSKDYNSYINYLNEKISFLKQNIAIDSNEVRIWIWKKFCLVTDFTIQAYKFAIDTYIKPQGWEIQIFGRDDESHQYVKSPPFRKIVDLNSDSYQKFNNERIIYLTFKVDESVETVKKALEDLIHQILHGTHLPKQTSDEQAINDSTNPK, from the coding sequence ATGATAGAAAATTACATAAAATTACTTCAGCAATACAGGAAAGTACCGAAACAAAAGGTTCAACATACATTTTTTGAGATATCTGGATTCCCTCACTACGAAAATGTTTGTAGTAATATTTTAAGTTATTATCTAAAACCTTCTAACGAGCATAGCTTAGAAGATTTAGTTCTAAAGTCCTTATTAACTTCAGCTGATAAGGATTATAGATTTGATATTTATGATGAAGTAGAGGTTGAAAGAGAAGTAATTACTTCCATTGGAAACAGGCTCGATTTACTAGTGCAGACAAGTTCTTATATTATAGGAATTGAAAACAAAATATTTCATTACTTAAATAATGACTTAAAAGACTACAGGCGGCTCCTGGAGAGCCGCAATACGCTTAACAATTCCAAAGAGATAATAGGTATTGTTCTTACGCTACAAAAAATTATTAAACCAAGTGAAATCCGCCTACTATCTGAAAATGGATTTATCAATGTTACTTATGACGATTTATTCCGGGAGTTAAAACAAAATTACTCCAGTTATGCTTTAAAGGCTAACATAAAGTACCTTACTTTGTTAAATGAATTCATTTTATCAATAGAATCTTTAACAGGCAAAAGCATGAATGATAATAAACTATGGAAATTCTTTAGTGAAAATGCAGCTATTCTGGAAGATTTCAGCAAAGATTATAATAGTTATATTAACTATTTAAACGAAAAAATAAGTTTTTTGAAACAGAATATAGCTATCGATAGCAATGAGGTAAGAATATGGATTTGGAAAAAGTTTTGTTTAGTAACTGATTTTACTATTCAAGCATATAAGTTTGCTATTGACACTTATATAAAACCTCAAGGTTGGGAAATTCAAATCTTTGGCAGAGATGATGAATCTCATCAATATGTAAAATCACCACCTTTTCGAAAAATCGTAGATCTAAACTCAGATTCTTATCAAAAATTTAATAACGAAAGAATTATTTATTTGACCTTTAAAGTAGATGAGAGTGTTGAAACAGTAAAAAAAGCTTTAGAAGATTTAATTCATCAAATACTTCATGGAACTCATTTACCCAAACAAACCAGCGATGAACAGGCAATTAATGATTCAACAAACCCTAAATAA
- a CDS encoding class I SAM-dependent methyltransferase: MKQAKNLFSAQAKEYKRFRPTYPTELYQRILQKVKNKDHAWDCGTGNGQVAAQLANYFTIVTATDISQSQLNQAELKENIRYQVCRAEQTNFANSTFDLITVAQAIHWFDFDAFYQEVARVSRPEGLLATWGYGLLSLRIKLIL; this comes from the coding sequence ATGAAACAGGCAAAAAATCTCTTTTCCGCTCAAGCAAAAGAATATAAACGTTTTCGGCCAACCTACCCGACAGAGCTTTATCAGCGTATTTTGCAGAAAGTTAAAAATAAAGATCACGCTTGGGATTGCGGTACGGGAAACGGACAAGTAGCAGCTCAACTAGCCAATTATTTTACAATCGTAACGGCCACCGATATTAGTCAATCGCAGTTAAACCAGGCAGAGCTCAAAGAGAATATTAGGTATCAGGTTTGCCGGGCGGAGCAAACTAATTTTGCCAATAGTACTTTTGATTTAATTACGGTGGCTCAAGCCATTCACTGGTTCGATTTCGATGCATTTTACCAGGAAGTAGCTCGCGTTAGCCGGCCGGAAGGTTTGTTAGCCACTTGGGGTTATGGCTTGTTAAGTTTGAGGATAAAATTAATTCTATAA
- a CDS encoding GNAT family N-acetyltransferase encodes MNLIIPTELQTNRLLLRRYQDTDATEFLNLLLTNQSRLSLAFPGRVEMNKKLENAEYFVRQMRADWQFKKVFEFGIWRLDTKQYIGDIALKNLEKRVPKAEIGYYLDAAAEGKGYASEALRAVIVFGFDTMGVNKIFIKMPVQNQRSYRLAERCGFIREGLLRQDFRSDEKTGLVDVYYYGMTQSDYQSFFNKLK; translated from the coding sequence ATGAATTTAATTATTCCTACTGAGTTACAAACAAATCGGTTATTACTTCGGCGTTATCAAGACACGGATGCAACTGAATTTTTAAATTTGCTTTTAACGAATCAATCCCGCCTGTCTTTAGCTTTTCCGGGTCGGGTAGAAATGAATAAAAAGCTAGAAAATGCCGAATACTTTGTCCGGCAGATGCGCGCAGATTGGCAATTTAAAAAAGTATTTGAATTTGGGATCTGGCGGTTAGATACCAAGCAGTACATTGGCGATATTGCCCTCAAGAATTTAGAAAAGAGAGTACCTAAAGCAGAGATTGGCTATTACCTTGATGCGGCGGCGGAAGGGAAAGGATATGCTTCAGAAGCGCTACGAGCAGTTATTGTTTTTGGCTTTGACACAATGGGTGTAAATAAAATTTTTATTAAAATGCCCGTACAGAATCAGCGAAGTTATCGTTTAGCCGAAAGATGTGGTTTTATCCGGGAAGGTTTACTTCGGCAGGATTTCCGTTCAGATGAAAAAACCGGCTTGGTCGACGTCTACTATTATGGTATGACCCAGAGCGATTACCAGAGTTTTTTTAACAAACTCAAATAA
- the tsf gene encoding translation elongation factor Ts, which yields MAITAQDVNRLRQETGAGMMDCKKALTEANGDFEAAKDILRKAGQKIASKRADNATSEGIVLTQVSADGTTGKVIAFACETEPVSKVADFQNLAKAVLEAAVSTNASTKDELLATPQADGRSLQDHITDLMGKIGEKLDVVTYESIVADKVVAYNHSNGKLGVLVGLKNTNGTDVTEVGKDVAMQIAAMKPIALDKNGVDAATVAREIEIGKEQARAEGKPEAMLEKIAQGKLNKFYKDNTLLNQEFVKDSSLTIAQLLDKTSKGLTVSEFKRVAIG from the coding sequence ATGGCTATTACAGCACAAGACGTTAACAGACTTCGTCAGGAAACCGGAGCTGGTATGATGGATTGCAAAAAAGCACTTACCGAAGCGAACGGAGATTTTGAAGCAGCTAAAGATATTTTACGCAAAGCCGGACAAAAAATTGCCAGTAAACGTGCCGACAATGCTACATCCGAAGGCATTGTTTTAACTCAAGTAAGTGCCGACGGTACTACCGGGAAAGTAATTGCGTTTGCCTGCGAAACAGAACCAGTATCTAAAGTAGCTGATTTCCAGAACTTGGCAAAAGCAGTGTTGGAAGCGGCTGTTTCAACGAATGCTAGCACCAAAGATGAATTACTGGCTACTCCTCAAGCAGATGGCCGTTCTTTACAAGACCATATCACCGACCTGATGGGTAAAATAGGGGAGAAGTTGGACGTAGTAACTTACGAATCTATAGTTGCCGATAAAGTAGTAGCTTATAATCACTCCAATGGTAAACTAGGCGTGTTGGTAGGCTTAAAAAATACGAATGGTACGGATGTAACGGAAGTAGGTAAAGACGTGGCAATGCAAATTGCGGCCATGAAACCGATAGCTTTAGATAAAAACGGAGTAGATGCCGCAACGGTAGCCCGCGAAATTGAAATTGGTAAAGAGCAGGCTCGCGCCGAAGGTAAACCAGAAGCGATGTTGGAAAAAATTGCCCAAGGTAAACTAAATAAATTTTACAAAGACAATACTCTTTTGAACCAGGAGTTTGTGAAAGATTCATCGTTAACAATTGCGCAATTGCTGGACAAAACTAGCAAAGGTTTAACTGTAAGCGAATTTAAGCGAGTGGCAATTGGTTAA
- the rpsB gene encoding 30S ribosomal protein S2 translates to MASVNYKELLDAGVHFGHLTRKWDPKMAPYIFMEKNGIHIIDLNKTVASLDEAAAAIRQIAKSGRKIMFVATKKQAQDIVAEEAKRLKMPYVTDRWLGGMLTNFATVRKSLKKMSTIDKMIKDNVSYANLAKRERLMVSREREKLGRVLGGIADLSRLPAALFVVDVKREHIAIKEAQKLNLPIFAIVDTNSNPELVDFPIPANDDASKSISLIVGVMGKAIEEGLSERKVDKEETERKRSEEEGVAEKIAAE, encoded by the coding sequence ATGGCAAGTGTTAATTATAAAGAATTGTTGGATGCTGGTGTTCACTTCGGACACCTTACCCGGAAATGGGATCCAAAAATGGCACCGTATATTTTCATGGAGAAAAACGGTATCCATATTATTGATTTAAATAAAACAGTAGCGTCTTTAGACGAAGCAGCAGCGGCTATCCGCCAGATTGCTAAATCGGGTCGTAAAATTATGTTCGTGGCTACTAAAAAACAAGCGCAGGATATTGTAGCCGAAGAAGCGAAACGCCTGAAAATGCCTTATGTAACGGATCGGTGGTTAGGTGGCATGCTAACCAATTTTGCTACGGTGCGCAAGTCTTTGAAAAAAATGTCGACCATCGATAAAATGATCAAAGATAACGTGTCTTACGCCAACTTGGCGAAACGCGAACGCTTAATGGTATCGCGGGAGCGCGAGAAATTAGGCCGGGTGTTAGGTGGTATTGCTGATTTATCCCGTTTACCGGCAGCTTTGTTTGTAGTAGATGTGAAACGCGAACATATTGCAATTAAAGAAGCACAAAAATTAAACTTACCGATATTTGCCATTGTGGATACTAATTCTAACCCAGAATTAGTAGATTTTCCTATCCCCGCAAATGACGATGCCTCTAAGTCTATTTCCCTGATTGTGGGTGTAATGGGCAAAGCCATCGAAGAAGGTTTATCGGAAAGAAAAGTAGATAAAGAAGAAACCGAAAGAAAACGTTCGGAAGAAGAAGGGGTAGCCGAAAAAATTGCTGCGGAATAA
- the rpsI gene encoding 30S ribosomal protein S9 — MEVLNTSGRRKTSVARVYITAGQGNITINDRDIKAYFPSEVLQTIVNQPFQTLNQIGKYDVKANVRGGGVSGQAEAIRLAIAKALVSESADNRPGLKKEGFLTRDPRMVERKKFGKRKARRSFQFSKR, encoded by the coding sequence ATGGAAGTTCTCAATACATCTGGTAGAAGAAAAACCTCGGTGGCTCGTGTTTATATCACGGCCGGGCAAGGGAATATCACTATTAACGATAGAGATATAAAAGCGTACTTTCCGAGTGAAGTACTGCAAACCATCGTGAATCAGCCGTTCCAGACGCTGAATCAGATAGGTAAATACGACGTAAAAGCCAACGTCAGAGGTGGCGGTGTTAGCGGCCAGGCCGAAGCAATCCGGTTAGCTATTGCGAAAGCATTGGTTTCAGAAAGTGCCGACAACCGTCCGGGCCTGAAGAAAGAAGGATTTCTTACCCGTGATCCTCGCATGGTGGAACGCAAGAAATTTGGTAAAAGAAAAGCTAGACGCTCGTTCCAGTTCTCTAAACGTTAA
- the rplM gene encoding 50S ribosomal protein L13, whose product MDHLSYKTLSVNKAAANKGWVVIDAGDASLGRVCSQVANILRGKNKPSFTPNADCGDNVIVVNASKLRVTGKKLDNKVYVTHSGYPGGQKQTTVRELKAKSPAKVIERAVRGMLPRTRLGREQFRNLFVYDGAEHPHEAQQPKQVKIS is encoded by the coding sequence ATGGATCATTTAAGTTATAAGACGCTATCAGTTAATAAAGCGGCCGCGAATAAAGGCTGGGTAGTGATAGACGCCGGAGACGCCAGCCTAGGCCGTGTGTGCAGCCAGGTAGCCAATATTTTAAGAGGCAAAAATAAGCCTTCGTTTACTCCTAATGCCGATTGCGGCGACAACGTAATTGTTGTAAACGCTTCAAAATTGCGGGTAACCGGTAAAAAATTAGACAATAAAGTTTATGTGACGCACTCAGGCTATCCTGGTGGTCAGAAACAAACTACTGTACGTGAATTAAAAGCGAAATCTCCCGCTAAAGTAATAGAAAGAGCTGTACGGGGCATGTTGCCCAGAACCCGTTTAGGCCGGGAACAATTTCGTAATTTGTTCGTTTACGACGGAGCCGAGCATCCGCACGAAGCGCAGCAACCAAAACAAGTAAAAATATCTTAA
- a CDS encoding chemotaxis protein CheC gives MYIVINELEKDVLREIINISLARAADSFANFSKKAVLLAVPEIKIIEPRVLPDVIDEFEDEYQIIRAEIEGELSGKTFLLFSEEQTEKLAEACLNNTSKIDIQSKEALLITVSQIITRAIVDELHHLLQLQLKALPSEALFDYEQLPISYILEDLPAHQPFVIAIKTQFQKLVNPLELPLIVVLHANSVSKLLHILRQNNLYDFRLLQDKD, from the coding sequence ATGTACATTGTAATAAATGAACTGGAAAAAGATGTTCTAAGAGAAATCATTAACATAAGCTTAGCGCGGGCGGCTGATTCTTTTGCTAATTTTTCTAAAAAAGCGGTATTATTGGCCGTACCTGAAATTAAGATTATTGAGCCGCGTGTTTTACCGGATGTAATTGATGAATTTGAAGACGAATATCAAATTATTCGGGCGGAAATAGAAGGTGAACTAAGTGGTAAAACATTTTTACTTTTTTCGGAAGAACAAACCGAAAAACTTGCTGAGGCATGCTTGAATAATACTTCAAAAATAGATATTCAAAGTAAAGAAGCTCTTTTAATTACTGTTAGCCAAATCATTACACGGGCTATTGTGGATGAGTTGCACCACTTGTTACAACTTCAGTTAAAGGCTCTTCCGTCAGAAGCTTTATTTGATTATGAGCAACTTCCTATCTCCTATATTTTAGAAGATTTACCGGCGCATCAGCCTTTTGTTATCGCTATAAAAACACAGTTTCAAAAACTAGTTAATCCCCTGGAGCTGCCTTTAATTGTTGTCCTTCACGCCAACTCCGTTTCAAAATTATTGCACATTCTTCGCCAAAACAACCTTTACGATTTTAGACTTTTACAGGATAAAGATTAA
- a CDS encoding RluA family pseudouridine synthase → MKYPVFKDLILFENDDYIIINKPPFLATLEDRALHTTNVLKLARQYHPDVQACHRLDKETSGALALAKNNEAYRHLSMQFEHREVAKLYHAVVWGVHQFEEQLVDRSIQPGLKGTAKLAYKGKPAETYFTTLEKYPKHTLVACKPITGRMHQIRLHLAYLNAPIVSDLLYGGAHVYLSDLKRKFNLSKDTEEQPFIKRFALHSTKLGFTLLNGEPTEIQSPYPKDFQVLVKTLQQYS, encoded by the coding sequence ATGAAATACCCGGTTTTTAAAGATTTAATTTTATTTGAGAACGACGATTATATTATCATAAATAAACCGCCTTTTTTAGCCACTCTCGAAGACCGGGCCTTACACACGACGAATGTATTAAAATTGGCTCGCCAATACCATCCGGATGTACAAGCTTGCCATCGTTTAGATAAAGAAACTTCCGGAGCTTTAGCTTTAGCTAAAAATAACGAAGCTTACCGGCATTTATCGATGCAGTTTGAACACCGCGAGGTAGCTAAATTATACCACGCGGTGGTTTGGGGAGTGCACCAGTTCGAGGAACAATTAGTAGATCGTTCCATTCAACCGGGTTTAAAAGGCACGGCCAAATTAGCCTACAAAGGCAAACCCGCTGAAACGTATTTTACTACCTTAGAAAAGTATCCGAAACACACGCTGGTAGCCTGCAAACCCATAACCGGCCGTATGCACCAAATAAGGCTTCACCTGGCTTACTTAAATGCCCCCATTGTGAGCGATTTACTTTACGGAGGCGCGCACGTTTATTTATCAGATCTGAAAAGAAAATTTAATTTAAGTAAAGACACCGAAGAGCAGCCTTTTATTAAACGGTTTGCTTTACATTCTACTAAACTAGGCTTTACTTTATTAAACGGCGAACCAACAGAAATACAGTCTCCATACCCAAAAGATTTTCAGGTGTTGGTAAAAACGCTGCAGCAATATTCCTGA
- a CDS encoding sensor histidine kinase, translated as MGFSSRTIALLISGAVALVIAAGLLFGPYLPFRARVLTLAIAFSACFLLIYFSFEILIFKEINNIYAGLEHIKRKEFRRMSNKFLFRPDPLKRIKDEILFMAEQKQKEIDELKRLQVLRREFLADVSHELKTPIFAAQGFIHTLLDGAMDDENVRDKFLQKAAKSLDGLDALVQDLISISQLEKGVVKMNKHAMDLLTLCREVFDELDAKAQARKITLHLQHNGHQQIMVYADRNRIKQVLINLVDNAIKYGSENGNIWVALLDGKRKVLVTVADDGPGIGKEHQLRIFERFYRIDKSRSRDSGGSGLGLAISKHIIEAHRSTIMVSSELGKGTSLKFKLSKPKAKLPVT; from the coding sequence ATGGGCTTTTCTTCCCGCACCATTGCTCTTCTAATTTCGGGAGCAGTAGCATTGGTTATTGCCGCGGGCTTACTCTTTGGTCCTTACCTTCCTTTTCGGGCGCGGGTCCTTACCTTGGCTATTGCTTTTTCGGCCTGCTTTTTACTTATCTACTTTTCTTTTGAAATTTTAATTTTTAAAGAAATTAATAATATCTACGCCGGTTTAGAGCACATTAAGCGCAAAGAGTTTCGGAGGATGAGTAATAAATTTCTGTTTCGGCCCGATCCGTTAAAACGGATTAAGGACGAAATATTGTTTATGGCCGAACAAAAGCAAAAAGAAATTGACGAACTGAAACGATTACAGGTACTTCGCCGCGAATTTTTAGCGGATGTATCGCACGAGTTGAAAACCCCCATTTTTGCGGCCCAAGGCTTTATTCACACCTTACTGGATGGCGCCATGGACGATGAAAACGTACGCGATAAATTTCTGCAGAAAGCTGCCAAAAGTTTAGATGGATTGGATGCTTTGGTGCAGGACTTAATCAGTATTTCGCAACTCGAAAAAGGAGTAGTGAAGATGAATAAGCACGCCATGGACCTGCTTACGCTTTGCCGGGAAGTTTTTGATGAACTGGATGCGAAAGCCCAAGCCCGAAAAATAACACTACACCTGCAACATAACGGTCATCAGCAAATAATGGTTTACGCCGATCGTAACCGCATTAAACAAGTTCTCATTAATTTAGTGGATAATGCTATTAAATACGGCAGCGAAAACGGGAATATTTGGGTAGCTCTGCTCGATGGGAAACGGAAAGTATTAGTTACCGTTGCCGACGATGGTCCGGGTATTGGCAAAGAACACCAACTTCGGATTTTTGAACGATTTTACCGCATCGATAAAAGCCGTTCCCGCGATAGCGGCGGTTCTGGTTTAGGTTTAGCTATTTCGAAGCACATTATAGAAGCGCACCGCTCTACCATAATGGTTAGCAGTGAATTGGGGAAGGGTACGTCGCTTAAATTTAAATTATCTAAACCAAAGGCTAAATTACCCGTAACCTAA
- a CDS encoding response regulator transcription factor: MQNTNQYKIMVVDDDPDITELLQYNLAKEGYEVACAENGKEALDTAAKFNPDIILMDVMMPVMDGITACRQLREKLEFRDTYILFLTARSEEFSEIAAFDAGADDFITKPIKPRALLSRLAAHVRRDNQQTGDDHQVIEIGNIRIDRTSFSVFKGDERITLPKKEFELLSFLAATPNKVFNREELLNNVWGTDVYVIARTVDVHIRKVREKIGEDHIKTIKGVGYKFNTD, from the coding sequence GTGCAGAATACAAATCAGTATAAAATTATGGTAGTCGACGACGATCCGGATATTACCGAATTGTTGCAATACAATTTAGCCAAAGAAGGTTACGAAGTTGCTTGTGCTGAAAATGGCAAAGAAGCCTTGGATACCGCTGCTAAATTTAATCCGGATATTATCTTAATGGATGTAATGATGCCGGTTATGGATGGAATTACCGCTTGCCGGCAATTACGCGAAAAGTTGGAATTTCGGGATACCTACATTTTATTTTTAACCGCCCGTTCCGAAGAATTTTCTGAAATAGCCGCCTTTGATGCCGGAGCGGATGATTTTATTACGAAACCAATTAAGCCCAGGGCATTATTAAGTCGTTTAGCTGCTCACGTTCGGCGCGATAATCAGCAAACCGGTGACGATCACCAGGTAATTGAAATCGGCAATATTCGCATCGATCGTACTAGTTTTTCGGTATTTAAAGGCGACGAACGCATTACCTTACCGAAAAAAGAATTTGAGTTACTTTCCTTTCTGGCTGCCACTCCCAACAAAGTATTTAACCGCGAAGAGCTCTTAAATAATGTGTGGGGTACCGATGTGTACGTTATTGCCCGCACCGTAGACGTTCACATCCGGAAGGTTCGCGAAAAAATTGGGGAAGATCATATAAAAACAATTAAAGGCGTCGGTTATAAGTTTAACACCGATTAA
- a CDS encoding DUF3108 domain-containing protein, which translates to MNKIYLAVIMVFLIISGFVIQQPLELPAERPSFTTGETLKYKVHYGLINAAEAEIEIAPDIHRVNDRPCYRANVFGKTVGSFDFFIRIRDTWRSYIDTSLMVPQKYHRNVEEGKYRKKENVTFNHNVHTALVETKQVLNLKVPDRVQDVVSGFYYLRTLNLDRYRVGDVIRIKGYFYKKVYDMQVVYKGRETVETKAGTFRAFKLVPKMPDTDLFAGENSVSVYLSDDKNKIPVLIKAELLVGAVKVDLYEYSGLKYRLNLARNE; encoded by the coding sequence ATGAATAAAATTTACTTGGCTGTTATTATGGTATTCCTGATTATTTCTGGCTTCGTAATACAGCAACCCCTCGAACTACCGGCAGAGCGACCAAGTTTTACTACCGGCGAAACGTTAAAATACAAAGTACATTATGGTTTAATCAATGCGGCCGAAGCAGAAATAGAAATTGCCCCCGACATTCATCGAGTGAACGACCGGCCTTGCTATAGGGCCAATGTATTTGGTAAAACCGTTGGTTCTTTTGATTTTTTTATTCGCATTCGCGATACCTGGCGGTCGTACATTGATACTAGCTTAATGGTGCCTCAAAAGTATCATCGTAATGTAGAAGAAGGAAAATACCGGAAAAAAGAGAATGTAACTTTTAACCACAATGTGCATACCGCTCTGGTAGAAACAAAGCAAGTTCTAAATTTAAAAGTGCCGGATAGGGTACAGGACGTGGTGAGCGGTTTCTATTATTTGCGTACCTTAAACCTGGATCGCTATCGGGTAGGGGATGTAATCCGGATAAAAGGTTATTTTTATAAAAAAGTGTACGACATGCAAGTGGTATACAAGGGCCGTGAAACGGTGGAGACCAAAGCTGGTACTTTTAGAGCTTTCAAACTAGTGCCTAAAATGCCCGATACCGATTTATTTGCGGGAGAAAATTCGGTAAGCGTTTATCTATCGGATGATAAAAATAAAATTCCGGTTTTGATAAAGGCCGAATTATTGGTGGGAGCTGTGAAAGTAGATTTATACGAATATAGTGGTTTAAAATATCGTTTAAACCTGGCCCGCAACGAATAA
- the recA gene encoding recombinase RecA has translation MSANNEKLKALQLTMDKLDKTFGKGTVMRLSDNKVEDIPAISTGSLGLDIALGIGGLPRGRVVEIYGPESSGKTTLTLHCIAEAQKKGGLAAFIDAEHAFDRAYAEKLGIDTTNLLISQPDNGEQALEIADHLISSGAIDIIVIDSVAALVPKGELEGDMGDSKMGLQARLMSQALRKLTGTINKTGCCCIFINQLREKIGVMFGNPETTTGGNALKFYASVRLDIRRIGQIKEGADNVTGNRTKVKVVKNKVAPPFKVVEFDIMYGEGISKVGEILDLGVELSIIQKSGSWFSYNGEKLGQGRDAVKNLLLDNEGLMEEIETKIRSMVKGEPEKVAAALMGDE, from the coding sequence ATGAGTGCAAACAACGAAAAATTAAAAGCTCTCCAGTTAACCATGGACAAACTCGACAAAACCTTTGGTAAAGGTACTGTTATGAGATTGAGCGATAATAAAGTAGAAGATATTCCGGCTATCTCCACAGGCTCCCTTGGACTGGATATTGCTTTAGGAATCGGGGGCCTGCCCCGGGGCCGCGTTGTAGAGATATACGGTCCGGAATCGTCCGGTAAAACAACCTTAACCTTACATTGTATTGCCGAAGCACAAAAGAAAGGTGGCTTAGCGGCTTTTATTGACGCCGAACATGCTTTCGACCGCGCCTACGCCGAGAAATTGGGTATTGATACCACTAACTTACTTATCTCGCAGCCCGATAATGGGGAACAAGCCTTAGAAATTGCCGATCATTTAATATCTTCCGGCGCTATTGATATTATTGTTATTGACTCCGTGGCTGCGCTGGTACCAAAAGGCGAACTGGAAGGTGATATGGGCGACAGCAAAATGGGTTTACAGGCCCGTTTAATGAGCCAGGCCCTTCGAAAATTGACCGGTACCATTAACAAAACCGGTTGCTGCTGTATTTTTATTAACCAGCTGCGCGAGAAAATCGGGGTTATGTTCGGTAACCCTGAAACTACTACTGGGGGTAACGCGCTTAAATTCTATGCTTCGGTACGTTTAGATATTCGCCGGATTGGTCAGATTAAAGAAGGTGCCGATAATGTTACCGGTAACCGCACCAAAGTTAAAGTAGTTAAAAATAAAGTAGCGCCGCCGTTTAAAGTAGTAGAGTTTGACATTATGTACGGCGAGGGTATCTCTAAAGTAGGTGAAATCCTTGACTTAGGCGTAGAGTTAAGCATTATTCAAAAATCTGGTTCCTGGTTCTCGTATAACGGGGAAAAGTTAGGCCAGGGACGCGATGCGGTGAAGAACTTATTACTCGATAATGAAGGCCTAATGGAAGAAATTGAAACCAAAATCCGTAGTATGGTAAAAGGCGAACCCGAAAAAGTAGCCGCTGCCTTAATGGGTGATGAGTAA